In Candidatus Kapaibacterium sp., one genomic interval encodes:
- a CDS encoding AAA family ATPase, with amino-acid sequence MTEYGKNKTLTDKEAYELFKFVQASFRKQDDEFVADKDIQEEIAIDVEKYSFSEDSDKPFISEQDFLQTVSLLKKKKNIILQGPPGVGKTFIARKLAYEMMHEINDANIEMVQFHQSYSYEDFIQGLRPTQNGGFDLKDGIFYLFCQRALAHPDRPFFFIIDEINRGNLSKIFGELMMLIEADKREEKFALKLTYAEDEEDRFYVPQNIYIIGTMNTADRSLAIVDYALRRRFAFVTLQPDYSGNFRTFLLEKKLSDDMVNHICLSITEVNSKIKKDINLGEGFQIGHSYFCKFNLDEDENQWWEEILNFELKPLLEEIWFDEAATVQTQLDVLKRKI; translated from the coding sequence TTGACAGAGTATGGAAAAAACAAAACACTCACTGACAAAGAAGCTTATGAATTATTCAAGTTTGTTCAGGCGAGCTTCAGAAAGCAAGACGATGAATTTGTTGCAGACAAAGATATTCAAGAAGAAATTGCTATTGACGTTGAGAAATACAGCTTTTCGGAAGACTCCGACAAGCCTTTTATTAGCGAACAAGACTTTTTACAGACAGTATCTTTGCTCAAGAAAAAGAAGAACATAATTCTGCAAGGACCTCCGGGAGTTGGCAAGACATTTATCGCTCGAAAATTGGCATATGAAATGATGCATGAGATAAATGATGCAAACATTGAAATGGTTCAATTCCACCAATCATACAGCTATGAAGACTTTATTCAAGGCTTAAGACCAACCCAAAATGGTGGCTTTGATTTAAAAGATGGAATTTTCTATTTGTTCTGTCAAAGAGCGTTAGCTCATCCTGACAGACCTTTCTTTTTCATTATTGACGAAATAAATAGAGGGAACTTGAGTAAAATATTCGGCGAATTGATGATGCTGATTGAAGCCGACAAAAGAGAAGAGAAGTTTGCCTTGAAGCTAACTTATGCCGAAGATGAAGAAGACCGTTTTTATGTTCCCCAAAATATATATATCATTGGGACTATGAATACTGCTGACCGCTCTTTGGCAATTGTTGATTACGCATTAAGAAGAAGATTTGCTTTTGTCACTCTTCAACCGGATTATAGTGGTAATTTCCGTACCTTCCTTTTAGAGAAAAAATTATCGGATGATATGGTTAATCATATTTGCTTATCTATAACTGAAGTCAATAGCAAAATCAAGAAAGATATAAATCTTGGTGAAGGATTTCAAATTGGTCATAGCTATTTTTGTAAATTTAACCTTGATGAAGATGAGAATCAATGGTGGGAGGAGATTTTGAATTTTGAATTAAAACCTCTTTTAGAAGAAATCTGGTTTGATGAAGCTGCAACAGTACAAACACAGCTCGACGTATTAAAGAGGAAGATTTAA